CCACTGAAGTAGTCCAAACTGATTCACACTCATCATCTTCTTCCCCGGGGACATAGTGGGGATTCAATGGAGACGGTTGTGATTGTGGCCATTGGAGTGCTGGCAACCATCTTTCTGGCATCTTTTGTAGCCCTGGTTGTGGTTTGTAGGCAGCGTTACTGCCGGCCCAAGGACTTCCTGAACCATTATGATACCAGGTGAGTAGGATTTGAAATTCTGGAAAAGAGGATAATTAGAACCTGGTGTCCTCTCCAAGTGGGGAAAGCCTCCAGTtcagaaggttgccagttcgaatccaacccggggagagcgcggatgagctccctctatcagctccagctccatgtggggacatgagaaaggcctcccctaggcaacgtccttacagacggccaattctctcacaccagaagtgacttgcagtttctcaagtcacttctgacacgaaaaaaattgtCACTATTAGAATCGTCTTTTTTATATTCAGGTTTTTCCTTAAATTCACAGGCAGTTTTAAAGAGGAAACAGATCTTGCAGATGCACAGTACCTTTTAAGAAGATTGTAAAGTAATTTGTATTAGTTCCTGGAAACCAAAGGTTATTgtgaataataattaataagaTGGCATTTAATTAACTTTTCTGTCCTTCCATTTtaattggaaaaaaatccaggaacTGAGCCCAAATAGCACCAAACTGGGCAATCCATGTGTTTTTAGGAGCTTTTTCTGTTTTCACCTTCAAATATTGCACATCCCATAGATGATATTTTAGAAGAATAGAGAAAGTATTATTTATAAAGTAATTCTGCATGCTATTCTCAGCTGACACTCCAAAACATTTGTAAAATGAGGGCACAGATTACCTCGTTAATATAAATGGGAAGGCTCAGAGTATTAAATCAGTGTTCTTTACCACGTAGCGGAAAAATAAGAGGGCACGtgaaatgtttttctttaaaaaataacaatgcaAAACACAATGGGGAAAATTTACACAGTGGACCCTTGGTGTCCAGTGGGGCTTGGTGCCAGGATGTTCCATGGATACCagaatctgtgaatgctcaagtcccattacatacaatgacATACTGGTAGTAAGATAGTATGTGTCATATAAAACGATAAAATCAGCATcacctttttgtatttttttcttggaagatttgcaatggtggaatctgtggacTGGAATTTTTGATACGAAAGGCAGCAAAATTTCTATTGGTTCGGggttctcatttttaaaatatttgccaACTGTTTTGTTTACTTCTGCTTTTATGCCTTTAATAGCAATATGATTTGCAACCTATAGTGGATATTTATTGTCTCGGATTCTCAAGAATACTTTCCCATGCTGGTTATAAAAAAGATCAAGTACATActtggtctttttttttcttcacagcTAGTAACTGTCTTCTTTTGTGGCTCCCAAAAGAACTGAGTAGAGTTGTAGTAGAAAATGCTCATCCTTGTCCTTTTTGTATTCTTCTCTCAGGCCCATTGTTGACCATATGGGTTCAACAGAGACACAGTCAGAACCTTCCGAACTGGAGCTGGATGACGTGGTGATAACAAACCCACACATTGAAGCAATTCTGGAGAACGAAGACTGGATTGAAGACGCTTCGTAAGTTGGGCAAATCTCAGGCAGCATAGTGActtaatgcatttaaaaaaaaaattggccacCATTCATTAATGTGTGAGCAGTTCATTGGCAAAACAATGTTAGAAAACAGTACCCTAACATTCGTCTTAAGATGTGGCCGCACTGCAATGTTATAGTGCTTTGATCCCAATTTAACTACCTTTATtgcattctatggaatcttgggacttATAATTTTACGGGTACTTAGATTTTTTACTGCTCCTTAAGGGAATACGGTAGGAAATTCTAGATTcgtcaccaaactacatattGCAGGATTAATCCTGCCCATCCCCAGCCTTGCTATGACAATCCTTTTTAGAAGTTTTGTTAGAGGATGTGAATCCTGTCCTAGGCCATGATTCCTTTACAGCCCAGATGCTCGGGGAGGAAGTGTCAGCAGTGGGATGTTTACAATAAGATTTCCTTATTTGAGGAAGGAAAATTATATCGATGTAGTTAGGAAATCGAGGTAAAACAGAAACACTGTGCTTTGCCAAggacagtaaaataaataaataaatcaaaggccccttccacacagctgaataaaaccccacattatctgctataaactggaatatatggcagtgtggactcagataacccagttcaaagcagatctcgtGGGATTTTTTACCTTGATATTTTgaatgtggctgtgtggaagggcccttaggaagCAATCTTGAATATAAACTCATTTTTCATGTTTGAACTAACTATAAAAGTAGAGGAGTTGTATAATGGAAGGTGTGGATGAAGCTTGTATAATTCAttaagacttatttatttattatttatttatttaaactaaataataattatttattattatcatatttgtGGGGGTTACAGTCCTAGCCACACTGTGTTTACCTGAAACCATAGATACAACTGAATGCCAATAAATCACCTTACTTCTGGACCTGGTATTCCATAGACCTGCCTTGGAGGATGTAGAGAttcccagaaagggaactttAGAAATGTTTCAGATCTTTCAGGACAACTCTGTAGTAAATTCCAGGGGAAGAATACCATAGGGCCCTTtgacacagccatataagccagaatagcaaggcagaataagtcataatatctgctttgaactggattatctgagtccatactgtcatatattccagttcaaagcagaaaatgtgggattttattcagctgtgtggaaggggtcataGAATCGCCTAGAAAAATAAATTCTCTCCCTGGTGTGGAGAAATAAAACTGTGGATATGGGTTCTGCAGTTATGGGGGTCTTACTGCATCTGATAAAATGACATGTTACTTCCCTAATTTGTTGCTACCATTTTCCTCCCTTAGGGGCCTGGTCTCGCACTGTATCGCTATTCTAAAGGTAAATCCTTCCTTTGGGGACATCACAAATGTCAGTGTGACAAGTGCtaaaatgacataaaataaaaacacatgtaCCGGAATCTGATTGGACAGTAAGGAATTTGCAACCTAGAGTTACACACATGCTGTTGTTTCATATTCACGATTCGTAAGTATCCCCTAGTCTACATAGGGACTCCAAAGGTTTCCTAATGCCCACTTATAGGGCAGTAACCACCGCGATGGATGTTAAAAGTCTTTTAAAGGGGGAAATTGTCTATATATACagaagtcaaagtatgtatgtatatatgtttgtctGCTTGTACCACAAAgggtgttgctaggtgaagtggctaggtgaagtgaccctctgtcATTTGTGATGTCACTAGAGTGGCAGctactaggtgaagtggccctctgtgatgtcactgggaaagaaaggtgacatgtgtacaaggggaagggaggaaagaaggaaagagacacAAAGAGAGACTGACCATCATTGCAAGAATGTTggcatggagacattgtgaggtagaccttctcagagctggagaaaggagaaagtaggCAACTAGCGGTTCAAATAACACTGGGGCAACACCAAGTATATACACTAGTATGACAATAAGATCACACAGGTAAATCAGATGATGATTGGAAGGAAGTTTGATACAGATGAAGGCTGTCCCCATTGTTGACCATGGGGCATTTTGGATGCCAAAGCAAGGCATTCCATTTCCATTGTAAGAAACAATGTGATTCCATTGAGATCTAGACTTTGAGCTTCAAATAATTTTGAACATTTTGTACCCTTTGATCAGCCGGATAGAAATTTCAGCACTATGTGGTTTTGGATGCATGATCAACATGGCTACCTTGGgtatataggtaaaaggtaaaagtttcccctgacgttaagtccagtcatgtctgactctgggggttggtgctcatctccatttctaagctgaagagccagcgttgtccgtagacacctccaaggtcatgtggctagcatgactgcatggagcgctgttaccttcccgccggagcggtacctattgatctactcacattggcatgttttcgaactgctaggttggcaggagctggagctaacagtggccgctcatgccgctcccagggtttgaacctgtatatattttattagaaTTGTGTGTGTGATTTGTGGGAATTGCACTGCCTTTAAGTGGCAAAATATAGTTTCGAGCAAATAAGCTCTCCATAGCTGGTAATGCTGACTTAAATCACTCTTTGGACAGATCTGCCATACCCTCACGGAGAAGCTTGTTGCCATGACCATGGGTTCGGGGGCTCAGATGAAGTCTCCATCCAGCCTCAACGATATCATTGTGGTTGCCAAGCGGATCAGTCCCAGGTGAGAGACATCAAATTGAGATGAGCGACAATTGGTGGTGGTTTGTTTAATGGCTCTTCTTTCAATGGAGGAGTAGGGATTGTGGGAAATGAAATTGAGATACAGGACAGATAAGGATGAAAGAATctacatacgagggctatccaattccaagttttggaattaaaaatgaacaaaatataggagaaaacatttaccatatgcaattgaaagccacacccaaataccacttctcaacatacagtagagtctcacatatccaagcctcacttatccaagtttctgggttatccaagccatttttgtagtcaatgttttcaatatatcgtgatattttggtgctaaactcctaaatacagtaattacaacataacattactgtgtattgaactactttttctgtcaaatttgttgtataacatgatgttttggtgcttaatttgtaaaatcataacctaatttgatgtttaataggcttttccttaatccctccttattatccaagatattcgcttatccaagcttctgctggcccgttagcttggataagtgagactctactgtacttgccattcaaatctagataCTTattatagcgatgaatgagcttggaaacttctCCCCCACAAAACTTTCCCACTTGGTCCtcaaccccttcccgcagctgcgcagcgtcgccaaaacgctgggTTGCCGCTTGGTTTAGGATGCTACCATTAGCCCAGAAAAGCCATGCCACTTCCCAAAAAGAGATTGATTATAGGGGAGCAGGGCTGAGATGAGAAGAGGGGTGAAGCCCAGAAGAGGCCGGGGCTCTGAACCCTCAGAGGCCGATCCCCACGTGGGGCCCCTCCCTCCAGGGCCTGCCACTCACCTTTCCAGTCCTGGCGTGGTCCAAGGGAGAAGAAGGTCCATTTGGTTGGGGCAATCCCTCCAGCCCCTCTGCCCTGCATGCCTCCTCCACGCTGCCTGTTCTTTGTCACAGGAGCCATGCACGGCGGCGGGAGAAAGGGGGCCAGGCGGCCGGGTCCATCCAAGGCAAAGAACAGGCAGCGTGGAGGAGGCGCGTGGTTGGGGcgatccctccctcccctctgtcctgctggggctaacaatgggtgctcactctgctccctggattcgaacctgcgacctttcagtctgcaagatcagcagttcagtgctttaatatgctgtgctactgggggctccataaaagcgggatagaagtgaaataataataacaacaacaataataataataataataattattattattattattattattattattattattttattatgacccagcaaacaagatagatatgctggattttgtatcacaaaatcacaagtcgaacacttcccaagtgtctaggactgtgtgatgtattttttgatgatgagcgcagatcccagcagggtggccttttgcagttgacagatcgtaattttgtcaatgtctattgtttccaaatgccggctgagatcttttggcacggcacccagtgtgcccatcactaccgggaccacctgcactggtttctgccagagtctttgaagttcaatcttgaggtcctgatagcggctgagtttttcctgttgtttttcgtcagttcgactgtcacctgggatggcaacatcaataacccaaacctttttcttttccacaactgtgatgtctggtgtgttgtgttccagaactttgtcagtctggattcggaagtcccacagtatctttgcttgctcattctccaatacttgtgtgatcccaccagttctttactgctgggaggtggtacttgaggcataagttccaatgaatcatttgggccacatagttgtgcctctgtttgtaatctgtctgtgcgattttcttacagcagctgaggatatgattgatggtttcgtcagtttccttgcacagtctgcattttgggtcatcagctgatttttcgattttggccttaattgcatttgttctgatggcttgctcctgggctgcaaggatcaggctttctgtctctttcttcggggtcccattcgtgagccatagccaggtcttctccttatcagcttttccttcagttttgtcaaggaactt
This sequence is a window from Anolis carolinensis isolate JA03-04 chromosome 6, rAnoCar3.1.pri, whole genome shotgun sequence. Protein-coding genes within it:
- the tmem98 gene encoding transmembrane protein 98, with amino-acid sequence METVVIVAIGVLATIFLASFVALVVVCRQRYCRPKDFLNHYDTRPIVDHMGSTETQSEPSELELDDVVITNPHIEAILENEDWIEDASGLVSHCIAILKICHTLTEKLVAMTMGSGAQMKSPSSLNDIIVVAKRISPRVDDVVRSMYPPLDPKLLDARTTALLLSVSHLVLITRNACHSPSRMDWIDQSLSAAEEHMAVLREAALASEPERAAPTAEGFLQEQSTI